The Pyrenophora tritici-repentis strain M4 chromosome 2, whole genome shotgun sequence genome window below encodes:
- a CDS encoding DUF3602 domain containing protein, which produces MATRPADYQRVASHGRGGAGNIAKDDPTNYPKPEDLVTPTLKCDTYTTGRGGTGNMARNDPQHPELARAAQDVDSTPQPEVQGPKHYGRGGAANVIGEEAKRNSEDAKREDQGAGKGLLGKGKDLLNKLGKK; this is translated from the exons ATGGCTACTCGACCAGCCGATTATCAGCGCGTGGCCTCACACGGGCGCGGGGGTGCTG GAAACATCGCGAAAGACGACCCGACCAATTATCCGAAGCCAGAAGATCTCGTCACGCCGACGCTCAAATGCGACACGTATACGACAGGTCGCGGCGGCACTGGAAACATGGCCCGCAACGACCCTCAACACCCTGAACTTGCGCGCGCGGCCCAGGACGTCGATAGTACACCACAGCCGGAGGTCCAGGGTCCCAAACACTATGGCCGAGGGGGTGCTGCGAATGTCATTGGCGAAGAGGCCAAGCGCAACAGTGAGGATGCCAAGCGCGAGGATCAGGGTGCTGGAAAGGGTCTGCTCGGTAAAGGCAAGGACCTTTTGAACAAGCTGGGCAAGAAGTAG
- a CDS encoding NHP6B, Chromatin-associated protein containing the HMG domain protein: MSDLRDRLARLGLSQYYQVLAAEGFDTWDTVLDITESDLSHLNVKLGHRRKLQRAIAESRGQSSDRPLPINLARAGSTAGSYRSDDSGPESKTKPPDSTQPPPSGTGAKRKYRRHPKPDEHAPERPPSAYVIFSNQVRESLKGQDLSFTEIAKVVGEKWQVLPAEEREGCERQANGAKEKYYAELAEYKKTPHFEAYQKYLEDFKAKHSVPTKGLYPTASNSKRRPLTVSEGKRSKLDTETSTSTRAGSYEQNDRSVNRRLSSTQPDAYASGQQKPDSSQSTGPSRLPPGPLYASKPTSPINRPLSGFNSPRSGEQFSPASASPRPAPLQREGIFEPSAPNPIRDPRIPFDANPYHQPVSTPSPSYPYSAHYQSPAEMHSRRTTRDPTRLPRLSHEDTTLSSESGHSGQGLPTSCYPEQTLPTDPNATSATGITWSPLSPQSRSCARKTTAGSRLQLLVAVRHVFQDPRSAAQTSAMTDSGATTSAGQSPARQYLELNHLKKSELPHHPSYGNAVSEHTVSLVEFFNSLFAEVQKTNFDEDFKACGTWSPKSGHVMMPSLEDTGGSEVAVPISVEKRIKTVNGANWAVRTSYHSDAHVKFSELGELLARDHSRNEALYTPSALDAVELLAWGKDDLAKALSESNYREAIHSVEMFISQMVHTMPKIAGCDLLQHRVFHLLVITTQTYHEKSSSELSQSITVQLPVDYASFADVDIVKAKSHVRTSGSSLCYHFPQSIERHGIQPNVTQKSREGKKLTEGKYVSLERLLASSTKPSFGDNTTQQTDTVKDGYHRWDMMTLSTAGGITRIAPKSIQEKETVNAIAEDVDYVLNHIAKQRRDQAH, translated from the exons ATGAGCGACCTGAGAGACCGTCTCGCGCGATTGGGACTGTCCCAATACTACCAAGTACTCGCGGCCGAAGGCTTTGACACTTGGGATACTGTTCTCGACATAACAGAATCAGACCT AAGTCATCTCAACGTCAAGCTTGGCCACCGAAGG AAACTTCAAAGGGCCATCGCCGAGTCGCGCGGACAGTCTTCCGACAGGCCTCTTCCTATCAATCTCGCACGAGCCGGAAGCACTGCCGGGTCTTATCGAAGTGACGACTCAGGTCCTGAGAGCAAGACCAAGCCGCCCGATtctactcaaccacctcctAGTGGAACTGGTGCCAAGAGAAAGTATCGACGACATCCAAAG CCCGACGAGCATGCTCCAGAGCGTCCTCCTTCAGCTTATGTCATATTTTCAAACC AGGTTAGAGAGTCGCTAAAGGGCCAAGATCTTTCCTTTACAGAGATCGCCAAAGTCGTTGGCGAGAAATGGCAGGTGTTGCCTGCTGAGGAACGTGAGGGCTGTGAACGACAAGCCAACGGTGCAAAGGAGAAATACTATGCTGAGTTGGCAGAGTACAAAAAGACTCCACACTTCGAAGCCTATCAAAAGTATTTGGAAGACTTCAAAGCGAAGCATTCGGTACCGACCAAAGGTCTGTACCCCACTGCCAGTAACTCGAAACGCAGACCATTAACCGTCTCAGAAGGCAAACGTTCGAAACTGGATACTGAGACCAGCACCTCAACACGAGCTGGCAGTTATGAACAAAACGATCGATCAGTAAATAGGAGACTAAGTTCAACCCAGCCAGACGCTTATGCATCAGGACAACAGAAGCCGGATTCCAGTCAATCCACCGGCCCTTCGCGTCTTCCACCTGGTCCGCTCTATGCTTCGAAACCGACATCACCCATCAACCGTCCGCTTTCAGGCTTCAACTCCCCCCGCTCGGGCGAGCAGTTCTCTCCAGCTTCTGCGTCCCCAAGGCCAGCTCCTCTGCAAAGAGAAGGTATCTTTGAGCCATCTGCACCCAACCCTATACGAGACCCGAGGATCCCCTTCGACGCCAATCCATATCATCAACCAGTATCTACACCATCACCCTCGTATCCGTACTCGGCGCACTACCAGTCACCCGCCGAAATGCATTCTCGCAGGACCACGCGAGATCCTACGCGCCTACCTCGTCTCAGCCATGAAGACACAACATTATCATCCGAGAGTGGTCATAGTGGCCAAGGATTGCCCACGTCCTGTTATCCAGAGCAGACTTTACCCACAGATCCAA ACGCCACGAGTGCCACTGGCATCACATGGTCACCTCTATCGCCACAGTCTAGATCTTGTGCGCGCAAGACGACTGCTGGATCTCGGCTTCAGTTACTTGTCGCAGTCCGCCACGTATTCCAAGACCCCCGCTCCGCTGCCCAGACATCTGCCATGACAGATTCTGGTGCTACCACCTCCGCGGGCCAATCTCCAGCACGCCAATACCTTGAACTGAACCATCTCAAGAAATCTGAGCTGCCCCACCATCCATCCTACGGCAATGCGGTGTCCGAGCATACTGTAAGCCTGGTTGAGTTCTTCAACAGCCTCTTCGCCGAAGTACAAAAGACCAACTTCGATGAAGACTTCAAAGCTTGTGGTACCTGGAGTCCCAAAAGTGGGCATGTGATGATGCCCTCGCTGGAAGACACAGGGGGCAGTGAGGTTGCGGTCCCAATCTCGGTCGAGAAGCGCATCAAAACAGTAAATGGAGCCAACTGGGCAGTAAGAACATCATATCATAGCGATGCCCACGTCAAGTTTTCCGAATTGGGTGAACTGCTAGCCAGAGATCATAGCCGCAACGAAGCTCTCTATACACCGAGTGCCCTCGATGCTGTAGAACTCTTAGCATGGGGCAAAGACGACTTGGCGAAAGCTTTGAGTGAATCAAACTACCGAGAAGCGATCCACAGCGTAGAGATGTTTA TCTCCCAGATGGTCCACACGATGCCGAAAATTGCTGGATGCGACCTGCTACAGCACCGTGTATTTCATCTACTAGTCATCACTACACAAACCTATCATGAAAAAAGCTCTTCCGAGCTCTCGCAGTCAATCACGGTCCAACTTCCAGTGGACTATGCCTCCTTCGCCGACGTCGATATCGTGAAGGCCAAAAGCCACGTGAGGACATCAGGATCTTCTTTGTGTTATCATTTTCCGCAAAGCATTGAGCGTCATGGAATTCAACCAAATGTCACACAGAAATCGCGTGAGGGTAAGAAATTGACAGAGGGCAAATACGTATCGCTAGAGCGGCTGCTCGCATCATCGACAAAGCCCTCGTTCGGTGACAACACGACACAGCAAACAGACACTGTTAAAGATGGCTATCATCGTTGGGATATG ATGACATTGAGTACAGCTGGTGGCATTACACGCATAGCGCCGAAAAGTATCCAGGAGAAGGAAACTGTGAATGCGATTGCAGAAGACGTAGACTATGTCCTTAATCATATCGCGAAACAGAGACGGGACCAGGCGCACTAG
- a CDS encoding Smc, Chromosome segregation ATPase: MQNYGQVLGYQRPESTASFTEQQAPLPPIPPPPPGYGAHQGYQSATPQVHSQWAAPTPTHTSNPWNHSQQNVTGGYNPGTYGTMPGAQHPSYPPQQDQPPPPPPKPYGFAAAVQREAEKQQQNYMNTQNWPQEQQQNAGFGHHAGGYSVQGIPPPPSATPGGSQYNSVPGGRPSSIYGANLPGSYASGAPQQASIATTPNEQQSTYTPPFQSGPDVQSYGISNTNTGSGSTWVVPPPNSAWQQAHHAPPQGAVGQSTDPSFYTQGYQGTQSIHQSHQPPPLPPRPVQHPGKPQPQLQHNQAQYGAQEQFQYTPQVQFSAQQGQPPIPTAYNQTTYDQPIQQPTQYPHSQSHWQSPPQPDATLAQQNVQSSLESQQTAWQTGALSQGSFHGQQHSNVSNEEIPARTSLNRTDTAQSNVSAPDFPHHSIPQSQPVSPISNRASISTASGYEPGSRRNDSISSVALANLHAQRAENRVSSPKPASPSLPMPSAPRDDKSKFSVLAAGAPSDWEHLGQSEEVNDEALFGVKDKKDEAVQPTGFELPAHVPSPPPMHDWPSPATYFVPLASNEWNANPVPTTPQVTQEGCVVEDAIVAPLRTTPRPTQGGQHPVPESIDRNATRYTSQDHTADLNAKDDVIKQLQAELQQEREHSKIEMEIFKADKQKLDSETEASRKHTSSEMDVLREQIETMRIAADQASANSEASAKENGVTLERLKEDVEGKEQNIKERDETIAELRREVDAERARETPNPTFADLIPDLDPWYVGSLERYVAMLRGEASEPQVEEKIKIFKAFMKAESEIRGIDYFDVPPQSPTIDPEASQQQHQSTRSRGASNDSTGKPHLNVQVPQDSADEDEDDYQYSPGGRPILMQRNTLTRAEATLVHPSAPPSVQSTTILTPTSSVDDDTNKTPVQSHPEEWSPPKYKAYVPSASTSASPVALGHGHRMPISAVPSAASPSGRSSSKGQDEIFFGANQPHTQKPISRPSSRETSVPVPAPLTFSARRPLSAVYPSKLSPNEILDALLPSNTTRDIPCEQLQDLRTKLVSVGSKTNDIDAVTKSWEASASRIRRGKDDARRKREEENEENNEDLFNSNEISYAEMNELEDEFKQKEAELKAQEDKDEYESYVTSVFDPMYSELQQEILALMDLYRQVEYQLQTSASGLKSLQSDYVPSTTDCLELLKDLHEQVEKRHESVAQLIANRDKRHKKTEIQPLYVAGNISKMKIMEKRYQDAEEQAVLKAKHDKTARMIKLIDTAEDAVVEAVSADQQDTVSIVTHLREMADSTSDAAVLFRAQATIKALKASSKDLLSLFNALKVKLNNVIIDAEVAQLKYEGMNAERILKLQMDRVDNERKTAEEFERKMEDLESDEVEIGELIQMKMGKGGEKNGGGDSVQEKTGGVSEKEERMRMALEAAKRRNGDI; encoded by the exons ATGCAGAACTATGGGCAAGTACTGGGCTACCAGCGTCCAGAAAGCACAGCGAGCTTCACAGAACAACAAGCACCCCTTCCACCGATTCCGCCGCCACCACCTGGATACGGAG CACACCAAGGATACCAGTCTGCTACACCCCAAGTGCACAGCCAATGGGCTGCGCCAACGCCGACTCACACATCGAATCCATGGAACCATTCACAGCAAAATGTGACAGGAGGTTATAATCCAGGAACATATGGGACGATGCCTGGGGCACAGCACCCATCATATCCTCCGCAACAGGATCaacctcctccacctccaccgAAACCCTATGGCTTCGCAGCGGCAGTCCAACGGGAAGCCGAGAAGCAGCAGCAAAATTATATGAACACCCAGAATTGGCCCCAGGAACAGCAACAGAATGCAGGGTTTGGGCATCACGCAGGGGGGTACTCTGTGCAAGGGATACCACCCCCGCCTTCAGCTACACCGGGAGGCTCGCAATATAACTCTGTCCCAGGAGGGCGGCCCAGCTCCATTTATGGTGCAAATCTACCAGGGTCATACGCATCAGGTGCGCCTCAGCAGGCCTCCATAGCCACCACCCCGAACGAACAGCAATCGACATATACACCACCTTTTCAGTCTGGACCGGATGTACAATCATACGGGATATCAAACACGAACACAGGATCAGGCAGCACATGGGTCGTCCCACCGCCAAACTCTGCATGGCAGCAGGCACATCACGCGCCGCCACAGGGCGCTGTCGGCCAATCTACCGATCCGAGTTTCTACACACAGGGATATCAGGGCACACAATCTATACATCAGTCTCACCAACCACCACCTCTTCCACCACGGCCTGTTCAGCACCCAGGAAAGCCTCAACCCCAACTCCAACATAACCAAGCTCAGTATGGAGCGCAAGAACAGTTCCAGTATACTCCACAGGTGCAGTTCTCAGCACAGCAAGGGCAGCCACCAATACCTACTGCTTACAATCAGACTACATACGACCAACCGATACAGCAACCTACGCAATATCCTCACTCTCAAAGTCATTGGCAGTCCCCACCGCAACCTGATGCTACCCTTGCCCAACAAAATGTACAGTCGTCACTCGAATCTCAGCAGACAGCTTGGCAGACAGGAGCTTTGTCGCAGGGTTCATTCCACGGACAGCAGCATTCAAATGTCTCTAACGAAGAGATTCCAGCGCGTACTTCACTAAATCGAACTGATACTGCCCAGTCAAACGTCTCTGCGCCAGACTTTCCTCATCATTCAATTCCACAAAGTCAGCCTGTGTCGCCAATATCTAATCGCGCCAGTATTAGTACTGCATCTGGCTATGAGCCTGGCTCAAGACGCAATGACTCTATAAGTTCCGTCGCTCTAGCTAATCTGCATGCTCAACGCGCAGAGAACCGAGTATCCTCTCCTAAGCCCGCCTCGCCTAGCCTTCCTATGCCATCTGCACCTCGGGATGATAAGTCCAAGTTTAGTGTTTTAGCTGCTGGAGCTCCTTCAGACTGGGAACATCTGGGCCAAAGTGAAGAAGTTAACGATGAGGCCCTTTTCGGTGTCAAGGACAAGAAGGACGAAGCGGTCCAGCCGACTGGTTTTGAACTACCGGCTCATGTTCCCTCACCTCCTCCTATGCATGATTGGCCAAGTCCAGCGACATATTTCGTTCCGTTAGCATCGAATGAATGGAATGCAAATCCTGTGCCGACTACTCCACAAGTTACACAAGAGGGCTGTGTCGTCGAAGATGCGATTGTCGCGCCCTTGAGAACAACTCCCAGGCCTACACAAGGCGGTCAACATCCTGTTCCAGAGAGCATCGATCGAAACGCCACAAGATACACTAGTCAAGATCATACCGCAGATCTCAATGCCAAAGATGATGTCATTAAACAGCTACAGGCAGAATTACAGCAGGAGAGAGAGCACTCCAAAATTGAAATGGAGATATTCAAAGCTGATAAACAAAAGCTTGACTCTGAAACTGAGGCTTCGAGGAAGCATACATCAAGCGAGATGGATGTTTTACGTGAACAAATTGAGACAATGAGGATTGCTGCGGACCAAGCTAGTGCCAACTCTGAAGCCTCGGCCAAGGAGAATGGTGTAACACTTGAGAGATTGAAAGAAGATGTGGAAGGGAAAGAGCAGAACATCAAAGAGCGAGACGAAACCATCGCCGAACTGCGACGCGAAGTTGATGCCGAAAGGGCGAGAGAGACACCAAATCCCACATTTGCTGACCTCATTCCGGATCTTGACCCATGGTATGTTGGCTCGCTGGAGAGATATGTTGCTATGCTTCGTGGAGAGGCAAGCGAACCACAAGTTGAGGAGAAGATCAAGATATTCAAGGCTTTCATGAAAGCTGAATCGGAGATACGGGGAATTGACTACTTCGACGTCCCACCTCAATCACCTACAATAGACCCAGAGGCATCACAACAGCAACATCAGTCCACGCGCTCCCGAGGAGCTTCTAACGATTCTACAGGAAAACCGCATCTGAACGTACAGGTACCACAGGATTCAGCTgacgaggacgaggatgACTATCAATACAGTCCGGGTGGGCGACCTATTTTGATGCAAAGAAACACACTTACACGCGCCGAAGCCACACTTGTGCACCCCTCCGCGCCTCCTTCTGTGCAATCAACCACGATCTTGACCCCGACGAGCTCAGTGGACGATGACACCAACAAGACCCCAGTCCAATCTCATCCGGAAGAATGGTCGCCGCCGAAATACAAGGCTTATGTGCCATCTGCAAGCACGTCAGCCTCACCTGTTGCACTGGGACATGGACATAGAATGCCAATTTCTGCTGTTCCGAGCGCAGCTTCGCCATCTGGCCGTAGCAGCAGCAAGGGTCAAGATGAGATTTTCTTTGGTGCGAATCAACCACACACGCAAAAGCCTATCAGTAGACCTTCTAGTCGTGAGACTAGTGTTCCTGTACCTGCGCCACTGACTTTTAGCGCAAGACGCCCACTTTCCGCTGTTTATCCTTCCAAGCTCAGTCCAAACGAGATCTTGGATGCGCTGCTACCCAGCAATACCACTCGAGATATCCCATGCGAACAATTGCAGGACCTCAGAACTAAGCTTGTTAGTGTCGGTTCAAAGACAAACGACATTGACGCAGTCACAAAGTCCTGGGAAGCCTCGGCATCTCGCATCCGTCGGGGAAAAGATGACGCACGCCGCAAACGTGAGGAAGAGAACGAGGAAAACAACGAGGACTTGTTCAATAGTAACGAGATCTCATATGCAGAGATGAACGAGCTAGAAGACGAGTTCAAGCAGAAGGAAGCAGAGTTGAAGGCACAAGAGGACAAGGACGAATACGAGAGTTATGTGACTTCTGTATTTGACCCAATGTATTCCGAACTCCAGCAAGAGATCCTTGCACTCATGGACTTGTATCGTCAAGTGGAATACCAACTCCAGACTTCGGCGTCTGGGCTCAAGAGTCTACAAAGCGACTACGTTCCAAGCACTACGGATTGTCTTGAACTCCTAAAAGATTTGCATGAGCAAGTGGAGAAGAGGCATGAAAGTGTCGCACAGCTCATCGCAAATCGTGACAAGCGTCACAAGAAGACGGAAATACAGCCTCTTTACGTTGCAGGTAACATCAGCAAGATGAAGATTATGGAGAAGCGATACCAAGATGCGGAGGAGCAGGCTGTGCTAAAAGCCAAGCACGATAAAACTGCTCGTATGATCAAGCTCATCGATACCGCGGAAGATGCCGTCGTTGAGGCAGTGAGCGCGGATCAACAAGACACTGTCTCCATTGTCACGCATCTCAGGGAGATGGCTGATAGCACAAGTGATGCAGCGGTCTTGTTCCGCGCGCAAGCTACCATCAAGGCCCTGAAAGCGTCATCGAAAGACCTTCTTTCCCTCTTCAACGCGTTGAAAGTTAAGCTCAACAATGTCATTATCGATGCTGAGGTTGCGCAGTTGAAATATGAGGGTATGAATGCAGAGCGCATACTTAAGCTGCAGATGGATCGAGTCGACAATGAAAGAAAGACGGCGGAGGAGTTTGAGAGGAAGATGGAGGATTTGGAAAGTGATGAGGTGGAGATTGGGGAGTTGATACAGATGAAGATGGGGAAGGGTGGTGAGAAGAATGGGGGTGGAGATTCGGTGCAAGAGAAGACGGGAGGGGTTAGTGAGAAGGAGGAGAGGATGCGTATGGCGCTTGAGGCGGCCAAGAGGAGGAATGGTGATATATGA
- a CDS encoding 2OG-Fe(II) oxygenase, with amino-acid sequence MSTTTTQTHTDTWVHYHDGGVPGRRRVLKGAAAKETFTALPKIDFQRIYSDNLEDRKELAREVGAACRDIGFFYAVNHGVDDAVLEGTFDALREYFALPTDIKMETHNQKTEKFRGYEAFLEGKLDPSTRGELDLKEGFLMGEDFTDPEQLSLLTSTPPPHVHTPRNQWPTHPSALFFRPAIYRYYRSMFEFSKRMLHIFALALDLPETHFDNISTHPMTNVRAVHYPPQESQSDVGIGAHTDFCWFTLVCQSRTTYPALEVLNANGIWVPVHPEPNTFVVNIADFLKLVTGGTWQSTVHRVRNIGGEERYSMPFFFSPNEDARVAVLEHLRQEGKRYEEFGVGEYFQKRLDIDRTTHLEEDEEKM; translated from the exons ATGTCGACCACCACTACACAAACACACACAGATACCTGGGTTCACTACCATGATGGCGGTGTACCTGGCAGGAGACGGGtgctcaaaggcgctgctGCCAAAGAAACATTCACAGCACTTCCCAAAATCGACTTTCAACGAATATATTCGGACAACCTCGAGGACAGGAAAGAGCTAGCCAGGGAAGTGGGTGCTGCATGTCGAGACATTGGATTCTTCTACGCAGTAAACCACGGAGTGGACGATGCAGTATTGGAGGGCACCTTTGATGCTTTAAGGGAATACTTTGCCCTACCCACAGACATCAAGATGGAAACACATAACCAAAAGACGGAGAAGTTCAGAGGATACGAGGCTTTCCTAGAAGGCAAGCTGGATCCCAGCACACGAGGAG AGCTAGACCTCAAAGAAGGTTTCCTCATGGGCGAAGACTTTACTGACCCTGAGCAACTCTCCCTCCTCACATCGACGCCTCCACCTCACGTCCACACACCGCGCAACCAGTGGCCGACACACCCATCCGCCCTCTTCTTCCGCCCGGCAATCTACCGCTACTACCGCTCCATGTTCGAGTTCAGCAAGCGCATGCTACACATCTTCGCCCTTGCCCTCGACCTCCCCGAAACACACTTCGACAACATCTCCACACACCCCATGACAAACGTCCGCGCAGTCCATTACCCACCGCAAGAAAGCCAGTCGGATGTGGGCATCGGTGCGCACACAGACTTTTGCTGGTTCACACTCGTCTGCCAGAGCCGCACCACCTACCCGGCACTCGAGGTCCTGAATGCAAATGGCATCTGGGTCCCCGTGCACCCTGAGCCCAATACTTTTGTGGTGAATATCGCGGATTTCCTCAAGTTGGTTACGGGTGGTACGTGGCAGAGTACTGTGCATCGGGTGCGGAATATCGGTGGGGAAGAGAGGTACAGTatgcccttcttcttcagcCCGAATGAGGATGCGAGGGTGGCTGTTTTGGAGCATCTGCGGCAGGAGGGTAAGCGGTATGAAGAGTTTGGCGTGGGCGAGTACTTTCAAAAGAGGTTGGACATTGATCGGACGACGCATTTggaggaagatgaggagaagATGTAG